A single genomic interval of Chloroflexota bacterium harbors:
- the gatA gene encoding Asp-tRNA(Asn)/Glu-tRNA(Gln) amidotransferase subunit GatA → MTQPFFWTIHEAARHLRGRAISSVELTQSLLDRICAVDNSTKAYLSLMPEVALDRAAAADEAFASADDSAELPPLLGIPLAIKDVILLEGLPATAGSKILEGFIPPFEGTAVGKLRANGAVFLGKTNTDEFAMGSSTENSAYVTTHNPWDLDRVPGGSSGGSAAAVAAGECLAALGSDTGGSVRQPASLCGVVGLKPTYGRVSRYGLIAFASSLDQIGPLARDVTDAALLLNVIAGYDPGDSTSVNLPLPDYTASLGQGVKGLRIGVPREFFVEGIQAEVAGATRAAIALLEELGAQVQEISLPHTDLALPVYYLLAPAEASANLARYDGVRYGFRHPDATTMWQGFTMSRGQGFGDEVKRRIMLGTYALSAGYYDAYYLKAQQVRTLLKRDFEKAFQQVDIIAAPTSPTTAFRIGERTDDPLSMYLADIFTLSLNLAGNCGISLPCGFDQEGLPVGLQLIGPAFGEETVLRAAYAYEQATDWHTRHPEIREEEVNL, encoded by the coding sequence ATGACCCAACCCTTTTTCTGGACGATCCATGAAGCCGCCCGGCATCTGCGCGGCCGGGCCATCTCCTCGGTAGAGTTGACTCAATCGCTGCTGGACCGAATCTGTGCCGTCGACAACTCGACCAAGGCCTATCTATCGCTGATGCCCGAGGTGGCCCTTGACCGCGCTGCCGCGGCAGATGAGGCATTTGCGTCTGCCGACGATTCTGCCGAGCTGCCCCCCTTGCTGGGCATTCCCCTCGCCATCAAAGATGTCATACTTCTGGAGGGTTTGCCCGCCACCGCCGGATCAAAGATACTGGAGGGCTTCATCCCTCCGTTTGAAGGAACTGCCGTCGGGAAGCTGCGGGCCAATGGGGCCGTCTTTTTGGGCAAGACCAATACCGATGAGTTTGCCATGGGCTCCTCCACCGAAAACTCGGCCTATGTTACCACACACAATCCATGGGATCTGGACCGGGTACCGGGTGGTTCCAGCGGCGGTAGTGCCGCGGCCGTGGCAGCAGGCGAGTGCCTCGCCGCCCTGGGTTCAGACACGGGAGGCAGTGTTCGCCAACCAGCCTCCCTGTGCGGCGTGGTCGGCCTGAAGCCCACCTACGGGCGAGTCAGTCGTTATGGCCTGATCGCCTTCGCCTCAAGTCTCGACCAGATCGGTCCCCTGGCCCGGGATGTCACAGACGCCGCCCTGTTGCTCAATGTGATCGCCGGCTACGATCCGGGAGATTCGACATCGGTGAACCTTCCCCTACCCGACTATACCGCATCCCTCGGCCAGGGCGTCAAGGGGCTCCGCATCGGCGTGCCAAGAGAGTTTTTCGTCGAGGGGATACAAGCGGAGGTCGCCGGCGCAACCCGGGCTGCTATCGCCCTGCTTGAAGAACTGGGCGCCCAGGTTCAGGAGATCAGCCTGCCCCATACCGACCTTGCCCTGCCGGTCTATTACTTGCTTGCCCCGGCCGAGGCCAGTGCCAACCTGGCTCGCTACGACGGTGTGCGCTATGGTTTCCGTCATCCCGATGCCACTACGATGTGGCAGGGCTTCACCATGTCGCGCGGCCAGGGCTTTGGTGACGAGGTCAAGCGCCGAATCATGCTTGGCACCTATGCGCTCAGCGCAGGGTATTACGATGCCTACTACCTCAAGGCCCAACAGGTGAGAACCCTGTTGAAGCGGGATTTCGAAAAAGCCTTCCAACAGGTCGATATCATCGCTGCACCCACCAGCCCGACAACAGCGTTCCGAATCGGCGAACGGACCGACGACCCGTTAAGCATGTACCTGGCTGATATCTTTACCTTATCGCTAAACCTGGCAGGCAACTGCGGCATCAGTCTGCCCTGTGGTTTCGACCAGGAGGGTTTGCCTGTTGGTCTTCAACTCATCGGCCCTGCCTTCGGCGAGGAAACGGTATTGCGGGCGGCCTATGCCTATGAACAAGCCACCGATTGGCACACCCGACACCCTGAGATTCGAGAAGAAGAGGTCAATCTATGA
- the gatC gene encoding Asp-tRNA(Asn)/Glu-tRNA(Gln) amidotransferase subunit GatC: MALSTADVEHIAHLARLALTPQEIEQFSRQLTDILGHFDALEQVDTSSVPPTASVLPLRTVMREDRVTPGLTSEDALANAPDRDGDFFRVPAVFSSD; this comes from the coding sequence ATGGCACTATCCACGGCCGACGTCGAACATATCGCCCATCTGGCCCGATTGGCACTCACCCCGCAAGAGATCGAGCAGTTTAGCCGGCAACTGACCGACATTCTGGGCCACTTCGACGCCCTGGAACAGGTGGATACCTCCTCGGTGCCACCGACAGCTTCTGTGCTGCCGCTCCGTACGGTCATGCGCGAGGATCGGGTAACTCCTGGCTTGACGTCGGAGGATGCCCTGGCCAATGCACCCGACCGGGACGGGGACTTCTTCCGGGTTCCTGCTGTCTTTTCGTCCGATTAG
- a CDS encoding M1 family metallopeptidase codes for MWKRCNRALVPFILTAWLIVGCVGLPANSVLAPAAEDLAVYHKALAPGQRSLLDELPPFPEYKIQVEIDPEEQELHGQMTLELPADDSVPPLQDYYFRLYPNLDHFHGSMDIDLVAINSQAAPYSFNTSDTAIHVAVPTDAIKPGKPITFSINWRANVQSVPSHIYSLFGQGEGVMSLPLFYPVLAVQDEDSPSGWNLGVGLPRGDAAFTEMALYQVKVVVPQNYVVVGTGSLIDLHDWQGDDAVDDEGEETPSEVLREWTLVSPPAREFALFVSDQFRLVETFANDVRINSWHLSGDEITGRAAAEYTAAALRIYQEIFGPYPYAELDVVPGPMGVHGMEYPGLFELGVGLYRERAGDMESRIAHEVAHQWWYNLVGNDPVNVPWLDEGLAEFSTYFYREKIRGEKSAEWLAENRWWAAYEYAIERGEDAVVNQPAEAFGSNYETMIYGKAALYHYALLKVLGEQRYLELLRRYLDENRYQVATPQDFQSLAEEFAGSDAVEIYERWIESAEDPTPTPTPTPTPQADAEDGQQPPETPETPDDAATPSP; via the coding sequence ATGTGGAAACGCTGCAATCGGGCCTTGGTGCCCTTCATTTTGACCGCCTGGTTGATAGTCGGCTGTGTGGGTTTGCCTGCCAATTCTGTCCTGGCACCCGCTGCCGAAGACCTGGCGGTCTATCACAAGGCGCTGGCACCCGGTCAGCGCAGTTTGTTGGATGAGCTTCCTCCCTTCCCCGAATACAAGATCCAGGTGGAGATCGATCCTGAGGAGCAGGAGTTGCACGGTCAGATGACGTTGGAGCTGCCGGCGGACGACTCTGTGCCTCCCCTCCAGGATTATTACTTTCGTCTCTATCCAAACCTCGATCATTTTCACGGCAGCATGGATATCGATCTGGTCGCGATCAATAGTCAGGCGGCGCCCTATAGCTTCAATACATCGGACACGGCCATCCACGTGGCGGTACCCACCGATGCAATCAAGCCAGGAAAGCCGATCACCTTTTCCATCAACTGGAGGGCGAATGTGCAATCGGTACCCAGCCACATCTATTCGCTGTTCGGTCAAGGGGAAGGGGTAATGAGTCTGCCCCTGTTCTATCCCGTACTGGCTGTGCAAGACGAGGATTCCCCGTCAGGGTGGAATCTCGGTGTGGGGCTGCCACGGGGTGATGCTGCCTTTACCGAAATGGCGCTCTATCAGGTCAAGGTAGTCGTGCCGCAGAACTACGTTGTGGTAGGGACCGGGTCGCTGATTGACCTGCACGATTGGCAGGGTGACGACGCTGTCGACGACGAAGGGGAGGAAACGCCGTCAGAAGTGCTGAGGGAATGGACATTGGTCAGCCCTCCAGCCCGGGAGTTTGCCCTCTTTGTGAGCGACCAATTCCGGCTGGTCGAGACCTTCGCCAACGATGTTCGCATCAACTCCTGGCACTTATCCGGCGATGAGATAACGGGGCGGGCGGCTGCGGAATATACGGCAGCCGCATTGCGCATCTATCAAGAGATTTTTGGGCCCTATCCCTATGCTGAACTGGATGTGGTGCCAGGGCCCATGGGTGTGCACGGCATGGAGTATCCGGGCCTGTTTGAGTTAGGCGTCGGCCTCTATCGCGAACGCGCTGGCGATATGGAATCGCGCATCGCACACGAGGTAGCCCATCAGTGGTGGTACAACCTGGTAGGCAACGATCCGGTCAATGTGCCCTGGCTTGACGAGGGATTGGCCGAGTTCTCGACCTATTTCTACCGGGAGAAGATCAGGGGAGAGAAGTCGGCGGAATGGCTGGCGGAGAATCGCTGGTGGGCCGCCTACGAATATGCCATAGAACGGGGCGAGGATGCGGTTGTCAATCAGCCGGCAGAGGCTTTCGGCAGCAACTACGAAACGATGATCTATGGCAAGGCTGCCCTATACCATTATGCACTGCTGAAGGTTCTGGGCGAGCAGCGATACCTGGAATTGCTGCGTCGCTACCTGGACGAGAACCGTTATCAGGTTGCCACCCCCCAGGATTTCCAGAGTCTGGCGGAGGAATTTGCCGGGTCCGATGCCGTTGAGATCTACGAACGGTGGATAGAGAGCGCCGAAGATCCCACACCCACACCCACACCCACACCAACGCCGCAAGCCGATGCCGAGGATGGGCAGCAACCCCCGGAGACTCCCGAAACTCCCGACGACGCTGCAACACCCTCGCCGTGA